In one Choloepus didactylus isolate mChoDid1 chromosome 1, mChoDid1.pri, whole genome shotgun sequence genomic region, the following are encoded:
- the ADAMTS1 gene encoding A disintegrin and metalloproteinase with thrombospondin motifs 1, protein MGNTKPARRPRSSQPAPSLLLLAAVAALLTVPGAAEEEELVLPALERPLEPGTTHLYLYAFGRRLHLELQHDLDFLAPGFTLQTVGRRPEPEALLPDSFDDLAQCFYTGTVNGDPDSAAAFTLCRGIRGAFYLKKEVYFMEPATAADTARLAPDAVGEELPPQQQFHLLKRRQWGSGAKCGVEDDETLPPRGEGSEDGDTRAQGSQRGRAPQSADQPTGTRRLRKKRFVSSPRYVETMLVADQSMADFHGSGLKHYLLTLFSVASRLYKHPSIRNSVSLVVVKILVIYEDQKGPEVTSNAALTLRNFCNWQKQHNPPSDRDAEHYDTAILFTRQDLCGAQTCDTLGMADVGTVCDPSRSCSVIEDDGLQAAFTTAHELGHVFNMPHDDAKQCAGINGMSRDSHLMASMLSNLDRSQPWSPCSAYMITSFLDNGHGECLMDKPQSPMQLPSDLPGTLYDANRQCQFTFGEESKHCPDAASTCMILWCTGTSGGQLVCQTKHFPWADGTSCGEGKWCVGGKCVNKTDGKHFDTPVHGSWGPWGPWGDCSRTCGGGVQYTMRECDNPVPKNGGKYCEGKRVRYRSCNIEDCPDNNGKTFREEQCEAHNDFSKASFGTGPAVEWTPKYAGVSPKDRCKLICQAKGIGYFFVLQPKVVDGTPCSPDSTSVCVQGQCVKAGCDRIIDSKKKFDKCGICGGNGSTCKKISGSVTSAKPGYHDIVTIPTGATNIEVKQRNQRGSRNNGSFLAIRAADGTYILNGDFTLSTLEQDITYKGSVLRYSGSSAALERIRSFSPLKEPLTIQVLTVGNALRPKIKYTYFVKKKKESFNAIPTFSEWVIEEWGECSKSCGSGWQRRLVECRDINGQPASECAKEVKPASTRPCAEVPCPHWQLGEWSPCSKTCGKGYKKRTLKCLSHEGGVLSQESCDPLKKPKHYIDFCTLAECS, encoded by the exons ATGGGGAACACGAAGCCGGCGAGGCGGCCCCGGAGCTCACAGCCCGCACCCTCACTGTTGCTGCTCGCGGCCGTCGCGGCACTGCTGACTGTGCCCGGTGCGGCGGAGGAAGAGGAGCTGGTGCTGCCCGCGCTGGAGCGCCCCCTGGAACCCGGGACCACGCACCTCTACCTGTATGCCTTCGGCCGGCGTCTGCACCTGGAGCTGCAGCACGACCTCGATTTCCTGGCTCCCGGCTTCACGCTGCAGACCGTGGGGCGGAGACCCGAGCCGGAGGCGCTGCTCCCGGACTCCTTCGACGACTTGGCGCAGTGCTTCTACACCGGCACCGTGAACGGCGATCCTGACTCGGCTGCCGCCTTCACCCTCTGCCGGGGCATACGCGGCGCCTTCTACCTGAAGAAAGAAGTGTACTTCATGGAGCCCGCGACCGCCGCCGACACCGCGCGCCTCGCCCCCGACGCTGTCGGGGAGGAGCTGCCGCCGCAGCAGCAGTTCCATCTCCTGAAGCGGAGGCAGTGGGGCAGCGGCGCCAAGTGCGGGGTCGAGGACGACGAAACCCTGCCTCCTAGAGGCGAGGGGTCTGAGGACGGGGACACGCGGGCGCAGGGGTCGCAGCGAGGCCGTGCGCCGCAGAGCGCTGATCAGCCAACAG GAACTAGACGCCTAAGAAAGAAGCGATTTGTGTCCAGCCCCCGCTATGTGGAAACCATGCTTGTGGCAGACCAGTCCATGGCAGACTTCCACGGCAGTGGTCTGAAGCACTACCTTCTCACCCTGTTTTCGGTGGCATCCAGGTTGTATAAACACCCCAGTATTCGGAATTCGGTTAGTCTGGTGGTGGTGAAGATTCTGGTCATCTATGAGGATCAGAAGGGGCCAGAAGTGACCTCCAATGCTGCCCTCACCCTGCGGAACTTCTGCAACTGGCAAAAGCAGCATAATCCACCCAGCGATCGGGATGCGGAGCACTATGATACAGCAATTCTTTTCACCAGACAG GACCTGTGTGGGGCCCAGACATGTGATACTCTGGGAATGGCTGATGTTGGAACTGTGTGTGATCCCAGCAGAAGCTGCTCAGTCATAGAAGATGACGGTTTACAAGCAGCCTTCACCACAGCCCATGAATTAG GTCACGTGTTTAACATGCCACATGATGATGCAAAGCAGTGTGCCGGCATTAACGGCATGAGCCGAGATTCCCACCTGATGGCATCTATGCTGTCCAATCTGGATCGCAGCCAGCCTTGGTCTCCCTGCAGTGCCTACATGATtacatcctttctggataacgGGCATG GTGAATGTTTGATGGACAAGCCCCAGAGCCCCATGCAGCTTCCCTCCGATCTCCCCGGGACCTTGTATGATGCCAACCGGCAGTGCCAGTTTACGTTTGGGGAGGAATCCAAACACTGCCCTGACGCAGCCAGCACATGCATGATTCTGTGGTGCACCGGCACCTCGGGCGGGCAGCTGGTGTGCCAGACCAAACACTTTCCTTGGGCAGACGGCACCAGCTGCGGAGAAGGGAAATGGTGTGTTGGTGGGAAGTGCGTGAATAAGACCGACGGGAAGCATTTCGAT ACCCCCGTTCATGGAAGTTGGGGGCCATGGGGACCCTGGGGAGATTGTTCGAGGACATGTGGTGGAGGAGTTCAATATACAATGAGGGAATGTGACAACCCAGTCCCAAAGAATGGAGGAAAGTACTGTGAAGGCAAGCGTGTTCGCTACCGGTCATGTAACATTGAGGACTGTCCAGATAATAATG GAAAAACCTTTAGAGAGGAACAGTGCGAGGCACACAATGACTTTTCAAAAGCTTCCTTTGGGACTGGGCCGGCGGTGGAGTGGACCCCTAAGTATGCTGGTGTTTCGCCAAAGGACAGGTGCAAGCTCATCTGTCAAGCCAAAGGCATTGGCTACTTCTTTGTTTTGCAGCCCAAG GTTGTCGATGGAACTCCATGCAGTCCCGATTCCACCTCTGTCTGTGTGCAAGGACAGTGTGTGAAAGCCGGTTGTGATCGCATCATAGACTCCAAAAAGAAGTTTGATAAATGTGGtatttgtggaggaaatggatcTACTTGCAAGAAAATATCGGGATCGGTTACTAGTGCAAA ACCAGGATATCACGATATTGTCACAATTCCAACTGGAGCCACCAACATTGAAGTGAAACAACGGAATCAGAGGGGATCCAGAAATAACGGGAGCTTTCTTGCCATCCGAGCTGCCGATGGCACATATATCCTTAACGGCGACTTCACTCTGTCCACTTTAGAGCAAGACATTACATACAAAGGGAGCGTCTTGAGGTACAGTGGCTCCTCAGCAGCGCTGGAAAGAATTCGCAGCTTCAGCCCCCTCAAAGAGCCCTTGACCATCCAGGTCCTTACCGTGGGCAATGCCCTTCGCCCTAAAATTAAATACACCTATTTcgtgaagaagaagaaggaatctTTCAATGCCATCCCTACGTTCTCAGAATGGGTCATTGAAGagtggggtgagtgttccaagtCCTGTGGATCGGGCTGGCAGAGAAGATTGGTAGAATGCCGAGACATTAACGGGCAGCCTGCTTCGGAGTGCGCAAAAGAAGTGAAGCCAGCCAGCACCCGACCTTGTGCAGAGGTGCCTTGTCCCCACTGGCAGCTGGGGGAGTGGTCGCCATGTTCTAAGACTTGTGGGAAGGGGTACAAAAAGAGAACCTTGAAGTGTCTGTCCCATGAAGGGGGGGTGTTGTCCCAAGAGAGCTGTGATCCTTTAAAGAAGCCTAAACATTACATAGATTTTTGCACGCTGGCAGAATGCAGTTAA